The following proteins are co-located in the Luteolibacter rhizosphaerae genome:
- a CDS encoding alpha/beta hydrolase, with amino-acid sequence MNLHDSTRTLHLGPQPAAAKGALILLHGRGADAEDIIGLADHFPVQDLAVFAPQATQNSWYPQRFFVPLEENEPWLSNAIGLVEGLVAEIHAAGIPYGKIGIAGFSQGGCLALEYAMRHPRAYGLVAGMSSALVGPPKLTRSPADLGGVPVLVACATHDAHIPLPLVEESIATLKASGADLTSQIFRGYDHTIFPEEIDWLSTRLAGWT; translated from the coding sequence ATGAACCTTCACGATTCCACCCGCACCTTGCATCTCGGCCCGCAGCCTGCGGCCGCGAAAGGTGCCTTGATCCTTCTTCACGGCCGTGGAGCCGATGCCGAGGACATCATCGGCCTCGCCGATCATTTTCCGGTGCAGGACCTTGCCGTCTTCGCCCCGCAGGCGACCCAGAATAGCTGGTATCCGCAGCGCTTCTTCGTGCCTCTGGAGGAGAACGAGCCTTGGCTCTCGAATGCCATCGGCCTTGTCGAGGGCTTGGTCGCGGAGATCCATGCTGCTGGCATTCCTTACGGGAAGATCGGCATCGCCGGGTTCTCGCAGGGCGGCTGTCTCGCGCTTGAATATGCCATGCGCCATCCCCGGGCCTACGGCCTCGTGGCCGGGATGAGCAGTGCCCTTGTCGGCCCGCCGAAGCTCACGCGCAGCCCTGCCGATCTCGGCGGCGTTCCGGTCCTCGTTGCCTGCGCCACGCATGATGCCCACATCCCGCTTCCACTGGTGGAGGAGAGCATCGCCACGCTGAAGGCCAGCGGTGCGGACCTCACCTCGCAAATCTTCCGTGGCTACGATCACACGATCTTCCCGGAGGAGATCGATTGGCTCTCCACGCGCCTCGCGGGATGGACGTGA
- a CDS encoding efflux transporter outer membrane subunit, protein MKTSRLFLLTAALFSSCSFVPTLDKPGVEVVPVSFSGHGGGSVSASLDWRSFFTDPRLKKLVGNALENNRDLRVAALNVEQSRAQYGISRSALFPSVDLSATGSRRRTPGSTVSGGTAVESRNYDVSVGVTSYELDLFGRVRSLNQAALERYLASDAARLGVQISLVAEVASQYFAERALLEQIELSEQTLASVSQTYDLTKTRLNAGDVSELDARSVEIQVQTAKANLAAYRQQLAVTHNALVFLTGASIDGLPAGRSLEQGLVADLRSGVPSDLLVRRPDILESEHELHAANADIGAARAAFFPRITLTGSAGTASRSLGDLFQSGSSAWAFTPQISVPIFDGGFNKANLDAAQVRKQIEVARYEKAIQTGFREVSDGLVARTGINSQIAAIEGLVEAQQRRFDLANARYTQGVDSYFEVLDAHQELYSARQSLIQVRLARLTNTVGLYKALGGGW, encoded by the coding sequence ATGAAAACTTCCCGTCTCTTCCTGCTCACCGCAGCGCTCTTCAGCTCCTGCTCCTTCGTGCCCACGCTCGATAAGCCGGGTGTGGAAGTCGTTCCTGTCAGTTTCTCGGGTCATGGCGGAGGCTCCGTCTCCGCCTCGCTCGACTGGCGCTCCTTCTTCACCGATCCGCGGCTCAAGAAGCTGGTCGGCAACGCGCTGGAGAACAATCGCGACCTCCGCGTCGCCGCGCTGAATGTCGAGCAGTCGCGTGCTCAGTACGGCATCTCCCGTAGCGCGCTCTTCCCTTCCGTCGATTTGTCCGCCACCGGCTCAAGACGGCGGACACCGGGCTCGACCGTCTCCGGGGGGACGGCGGTCGAGTCCCGGAACTACGACGTCTCGGTGGGTGTCACGTCCTACGAGCTCGACCTCTTCGGTCGCGTTCGCAGCCTGAATCAAGCTGCGCTCGAGCGCTATCTGGCCAGTGATGCCGCGCGCCTCGGCGTGCAGATCTCACTCGTGGCAGAGGTGGCCAGCCAGTACTTCGCCGAGCGCGCTCTGCTGGAGCAAATCGAACTCTCCGAGCAAACCCTCGCCTCGGTCAGCCAGACCTACGACCTCACCAAGACACGCCTGAATGCCGGCGATGTCTCGGAGCTTGATGCCCGTTCAGTGGAGATCCAGGTCCAGACCGCGAAAGCGAATCTCGCGGCCTATCGCCAGCAACTCGCGGTCACGCACAATGCGCTCGTCTTCCTGACCGGCGCATCGATCGATGGCCTGCCCGCAGGTCGCAGCCTGGAGCAGGGCCTCGTGGCGGATCTCCGCTCCGGCGTGCCCTCGGATCTCTTGGTCCGTCGCCCGGACATCCTCGAGTCCGAGCATGAACTCCACGCGGCGAATGCCGATATCGGAGCTGCCCGTGCCGCCTTCTTCCCGCGCATCACCCTCACCGGTAGCGCCGGCACCGCGAGCCGCAGCCTCGGCGATCTATTCCAGAGCGGCTCCAGCGCATGGGCCTTCACGCCGCAGATCAGCGTGCCCATCTTCGATGGCGGATTCAACAAGGCCAACCTCGATGCCGCACAGGTCCGCAAGCAGATCGAGGTCGCACGCTACGAGAAGGCCATTCAAACCGGCTTCCGTGAAGTCTCGGACGGCCTCGTGGCCCGCACCGGCATCAATAGCCAGATCGCCGCCATCGAAGGCCTCGTCGAGGCTCAGCAGCGCCGCTTCGATCTCGCCAATGCCCGCTACACGCAGGGCGTGGACAGTTACTTCGAAGTGCTGGATGCCCACCAGGAGCTCTACTCCGCGCGGCAGTCCTTGATCCAGGTCCGCCTCGCCCGCCTCACCAACACCGTAGGCCTCTACAAGGCCCTCGGCGGCGGTTGGTGA
- a CDS encoding leucine-rich repeat-containing protein kinase family protein gives MSHLPDTLSRLRAGELAGATRLDLSCGLTSFPEEIFELARTLEILNLTGNRLSDLPADLTRLAKLKILFCSSNEFEHVPEVLGSCPSLEMVGFKSNRIAKVEEDSLPSSLRWLILTDNRIERLPGSIGRCTGLRKLMLAGNRLEELPAEMAFCTALELIRLSANCFHSLPSWLFQLPLLSWLAISGNPLAAAPVSLETEVLSWNDIELQERLGEGASGVIYQALRRSAGEELPAAVKVFKGEVTSDGFPADEMAASLAAGDHPHLIPVLGRIADHPEGRHALVMKWIGPEYRSLAAPPDFQTCTRDVYAPDLLLTASSVRGIAASIAAAAAALHGRGLIHGDLYAHNILWNGHSHALLGDFGAASFHPPGLAPDLERIEVRAFGCLLEELLARADRSADADLGGLQELAGRCLSPRPSERPLFREIVIS, from the coding sequence ATGAGCCACCTTCCCGATACGCTCTCAAGGCTTCGTGCCGGTGAATTGGCAGGGGCCACCCGTCTCGACCTTTCCTGCGGGCTGACCTCCTTTCCCGAGGAAATCTTCGAACTCGCGCGCACTCTTGAGATCCTTAATCTAACAGGCAATCGCTTGTCGGATCTGCCCGCCGACCTAACGCGTCTGGCGAAGCTCAAGATTCTCTTCTGCTCTTCGAACGAATTCGAGCATGTCCCCGAGGTCCTTGGTTCGTGCCCTTCGCTGGAGATGGTCGGGTTCAAGTCAAACCGCATCGCCAAGGTCGAGGAGGACTCGCTGCCTTCATCGCTCCGTTGGCTGATCTTGACGGACAACCGGATCGAGCGTCTTCCCGGATCGATAGGTCGCTGCACAGGCCTTCGCAAGCTCATGCTCGCGGGCAACCGCTTGGAGGAGCTCCCGGCGGAGATGGCCTTCTGCACGGCCTTGGAGTTGATTCGCCTTTCCGCGAACTGTTTCCACTCCCTCCCTTCCTGGCTCTTCCAGTTGCCCCTTCTCTCATGGCTCGCCATCAGTGGCAATCCGCTGGCTGCCGCTCCCGTGTCGCTTGAAACCGAAGTCCTTTCCTGGAACGACATCGAGCTTCAGGAAAGGTTGGGCGAGGGCGCTTCAGGGGTGATCTATCAAGCCCTTCGTAGAAGCGCTGGTGAAGAACTTCCTGCTGCCGTGAAGGTGTTCAAGGGCGAGGTCACCAGTGACGGCTTCCCTGCCGACGAGATGGCGGCGAGCCTTGCCGCAGGCGATCATCCGCATCTCATTCCCGTGCTCGGGAGAATCGCGGATCATCCGGAGGGCAGGCATGCGCTTGTGATGAAGTGGATCGGCCCGGAGTATCGTTCGTTGGCCGCTCCGCCTGATTTCCAGACCTGCACGCGGGACGTTTACGCTCCCGATCTCTTGCTCACGGCTTCGTCGGTCCGCGGCATTGCCGCCTCCATCGCGGCTGCTGCTGCCGCCCTACATGGCAGGGGATTGATTCACGGCGATCTCTACGCGCACAACATTCTCTGGAATGGGCATTCCCATGCGCTGCTCGGGGACTTCGGTGCCGCTTCCTTTCATCCTCCCGGGCTTGCGCCGGATTTGGAGCGGATCGAGGTTCGGGCCTTCGGCTGCCTGTTGGAAGAGCTGCTTGCGCGCGCCGATCGCTCCGCCGATGCTGATCTGGGAGGCCTGCAGGAACTTGCCGGACGTTGTCTCTCACCGCGTCCCTCGGAGCGCCCGCTCTTCCGGGAGATCGTGATTTCCTGA
- a CDS encoding thioesterase domain-containing protein, whose translation MKPHLLPEDIETFLHGKIPVTKAMAVSVESYDDDRLIVTAPLDVNHNHLGTAFGGSLAAIATLAGYCLLWLELGDKDAHIVIRSSKVSYDRPVRGKIRAFCDRPSEQAMARFRKSYERTGKARIKLAVTIEEEGNVCVEFDGTYVAIR comes from the coding sequence ATGAAGCCGCATCTGCTGCCGGAAGACATCGAGACCTTCCTTCACGGGAAGATCCCGGTGACGAAGGCGATGGCGGTTAGCGTGGAGTCTTATGATGACGACCGCCTCATCGTCACCGCGCCGCTGGATGTGAATCATAACCATCTCGGCACCGCCTTCGGCGGTAGCCTCGCGGCGATTGCCACGCTTGCAGGCTATTGCCTGCTCTGGCTCGAGCTCGGTGACAAGGATGCCCATATCGTGATCCGCAGCTCGAAGGTTTCTTACGACCGCCCCGTCCGCGGCAAGATCCGCGCTTTCTGCGATCGCCCTTCTGAGCAGGCCATGGCCCGCTTCCGGAAGAGCTACGAGCGCACTGGCAAGGCCCGCATCAAGCTTGCCGTCACCATTGAGGAAGAAGGAAACGTCTGTGTGGAGTTCGATGGCACTTACGTCGCCATCCGCTGA
- a CDS encoding DUF5069 domain-containing protein, which translates to MNQTDLTLRPPRSVRARLGRYVLLPRLLDKCRATLAGKNGEYHYACPLDQHFFKFTGIDPEALKAEVATGKGDGEILEWIEANATKPREQWEIDQWSRFQETRPVDSDVETLSWFLEIVGKLSKTREDIRTIADYLDVDDYVSFGGIA; encoded by the coding sequence ATGAACCAGACCGATCTCACCCTCCGTCCGCCCCGTAGCGTTCGCGCCCGTCTCGGCCGCTATGTCCTGCTGCCGCGCCTGCTCGACAAGTGCCGCGCCACCCTCGCCGGCAAGAATGGAGAGTATCACTACGCCTGCCCGCTCGATCAGCACTTCTTCAAGTTCACCGGCATCGATCCGGAAGCGCTCAAGGCGGAGGTGGCTACCGGCAAGGGCGATGGCGAGATCCTCGAGTGGATCGAAGCGAATGCCACCAAGCCGCGCGAGCAATGGGAGATCGATCAATGGAGCCGTTTTCAGGAAACCCGCCCCGTGGATAGCGATGTGGAAACCCTTTCATGGTTCCTGGAAATCGTGGGCAAGCTGAGCAAGACCCGCGAGGACATCCGCACCATCGCGGATTACCTCGATGTTGATGACTACGTCAGCTTCGGCGGCATCGCCTGA
- a CDS encoding ring-cleaving dioxygenase: MTQTATAQITGIHHVTAIASDPQKNIDFYAGLLGLRQVKKTVNFDDPSAYHLYYGDEHGTPGSIVTFFYWPGHEARGRIGSGQTTALVFSAPPASLAWWQERLARHGVKVEHKTRFGEEVLAFVDPDEIPVEIVAVAEDSRSGWTGSGIPAEHAIRGLHTAELTVAFAAPTEALLSIEMQFRLVKREGDRARFEAGPGGSGRYADVIQAPSAKRGSGGSGTIHHIAWSVPDDATELAKQSELQESGYQVSPVMDRDYFHSIYYRERGGILFEIATETPGFAVDEPAASLGTALKLPRQFEPHRAKIEQLLPPVEVAKSFT, from the coding sequence ATGACTCAAACCGCTACCGCACAGATCACCGGCATCCACCACGTCACGGCCATCGCCAGCGATCCCCAGAAGAATATCGACTTCTATGCCGGCCTCCTCGGCCTGCGCCAGGTGAAGAAGACCGTCAACTTCGACGACCCTTCGGCCTACCATCTCTACTATGGAGACGAGCACGGCACGCCGGGCAGCATCGTCACCTTCTTCTACTGGCCCGGCCATGAGGCCCGCGGCCGCATCGGCAGCGGCCAGACGACCGCGCTCGTCTTCTCCGCCCCGCCCGCCTCGCTCGCTTGGTGGCAGGAGCGCCTCGCGCGTCATGGTGTGAAGGTCGAGCACAAGACCCGCTTCGGTGAAGAGGTCCTTGCCTTCGTCGACCCGGATGAAATCCCCGTCGAGATCGTCGCTGTCGCGGAGGACTCGCGCAGCGGCTGGACCGGCTCCGGCATCCCCGCGGAGCATGCCATCCGCGGCCTCCACACCGCGGAACTCACCGTCGCCTTTGCCGCTCCCACGGAAGCGCTGCTTTCCATCGAGATGCAGTTCCGCCTCGTGAAGCGGGAAGGGGACCGCGCCCGCTTCGAAGCCGGCCCCGGCGGCTCCGGTCGCTATGCCGACGTGATCCAAGCTCCATCCGCGAAGCGCGGCAGCGGCGGCTCGGGCACCATCCACCACATTGCGTGGAGCGTGCCGGATGATGCCACGGAACTGGCCAAGCAAAGCGAACTGCAAGAATCCGGCTACCAAGTGTCACCCGTGATGGATCGCGATTACTTCCACTCGATCTATTATCGCGAGCGTGGTGGCATCCTCTTCGAGATCGCCACGGAGACTCCCGGCTTTGCCGTGGATGAACCCGCGGCATCCCTCGGCACCGCCTTGAAGCTCCCGCGCCAGTTTGAACCGCACCGCGCCAAGATTGAGCAGCTCCTGCCTCCGGTCGAAGTCGCCAAATCCTTCACCTGA
- the rpiB gene encoding ribose 5-phosphate isomerase B produces the protein MKIAIGSDHAGFRYKQEIIAHLRASGHEVADFGTDSTESVDYPVFIRPVAEAVAAGQFERGIVLGGSGNGEAIAANRVKGVRCGLCWNAESARLTRMHNDANVLSIGERMMDFATALEIVDIFLSTAFEGGRHVARIQQLDA, from the coding sequence ATGAAGATCGCCATCGGTTCCGATCACGCCGGCTTCCGCTACAAGCAGGAGATCATCGCCCATCTCCGTGCCTCCGGTCATGAGGTCGCGGATTTCGGTACGGATTCCACCGAGTCCGTCGATTACCCGGTCTTCATCCGCCCCGTCGCGGAGGCGGTGGCCGCCGGGCAGTTTGAGCGCGGGATCGTGCTCGGCGGCTCCGGGAATGGCGAGGCGATCGCCGCGAATCGCGTGAAGGGCGTGCGCTGCGGTCTCTGCTGGAATGCGGAGTCTGCCCGGCTCACCCGCATGCACAATGATGCCAACGTGCTCTCCATCGGCGAGCGCATGATGGATTTCGCCACGGCCTTGGAAATCGTCGATATCTTCTTGTCCACCGCTTTCGAGGGCGGTCGCCATGTCGCGCGGATCCAACAGCTCGACGCATGA
- a CDS encoding class I SAM-dependent methyltransferase: MDAETTFAGNMDRFTGFAGQYDEHRAAPPARMASLLMEIAQADASGTVVDLGCGTGLSSRYWVGKISHIIGIEPTDSMRAEAERRGGEGLRYQRGFSHDTGLPDGSVDIVTCAQALHWMDPQGTFSEAARILKAGGVFAACDYDWPPVTGIWKVDKAYAECDRQGRALERELGLADALEFYEKSGHLTRMHASGAFRWVREILLHDEDEGDAERLVGLALSQGSVQTLLKAGLSEDEIGITRLREKAGSLMPGKKRWLWSSRLRVGVV, encoded by the coding sequence ATGGATGCCGAGACAACCTTCGCCGGGAACATGGATCGCTTCACGGGCTTCGCCGGCCAGTACGACGAGCACCGGGCGGCCCCTCCGGCACGGATGGCCAGTCTCCTGATGGAGATTGCCCAAGCCGACGCCAGCGGGACGGTCGTGGACCTGGGCTGCGGGACCGGCCTTTCAAGCCGGTACTGGGTCGGCAAGATCTCCCACATCATCGGCATCGAACCGACCGACTCGATGCGGGCCGAGGCGGAGCGCCGCGGGGGCGAAGGCCTGCGCTACCAGCGCGGATTCTCCCACGACACGGGTCTGCCGGATGGCAGCGTGGATATCGTGACTTGCGCCCAAGCACTGCATTGGATGGATCCGCAGGGAACCTTCTCAGAAGCCGCCCGCATCTTGAAAGCTGGCGGAGTCTTCGCCGCTTGCGACTACGATTGGCCACCGGTCACCGGCATCTGGAAAGTCGACAAGGCCTATGCCGAATGCGACCGGCAGGGGCGCGCACTGGAGCGCGAACTGGGCCTCGCCGATGCCTTGGAGTTCTACGAGAAATCCGGTCACCTCACGAGGATGCATGCCAGCGGTGCCTTCCGCTGGGTGCGGGAGATCCTGCTCCACGACGAGGACGAGGGGGATGCCGAGCGTCTGGTCGGGCTGGCACTGAGCCAAGGAAGCGTACAGACGCTCCTTAAGGCCGGACTCAGCGAAGATGAAATCGGAATCACGCGGCTGCGCGAGAAGGCTGGCAGCCTGATGCCCGGCAAGAAGCGCTGGCTCTGGTCTTCACGCCTGCGAGTGGGAGTGGTGTAA
- a CDS encoding histidine phosphatase family protein, with the protein MSVTRIFLIRHGATVLTAEDRFAGSTDVELSDEGRTQVGRLAERLSLIPVDAVYASPLGRTMETARILAAPHAMNVTPRDGLREISHGHWEQLTRKEVEAAYPAEAAAWDRDPFTFAPVGGESGLAVTARALPALLDIVQAHQGKPVIVVSHKATIRLLLSSLLGFDPRRYRDNLDQDPAALNIIDFKDPVRARLMLFNDSSHYSESGMAIPDIAGACLSKWWASDSHP; encoded by the coding sequence ATGTCAGTCACACGCATCTTCCTGATCCGCCACGGCGCTACCGTGCTCACCGCGGAAGACCGCTTTGCCGGCTCCACCGATGTGGAGCTCTCCGATGAGGGCCGCACCCAGGTGGGCCGCTTGGCCGAGCGCCTCAGCCTGATTCCGGTCGATGCGGTGTATGCCTCGCCGCTCGGCCGGACCATGGAGACCGCCCGCATCCTCGCGGCCCCGCATGCCATGAATGTCACCCCGCGGGATGGCCTGCGGGAGATCTCGCACGGCCACTGGGAGCAGCTCACCCGCAAGGAAGTGGAGGCGGCCTACCCGGCGGAGGCCGCGGCATGGGACCGCGATCCCTTCACCTTCGCCCCGGTCGGTGGCGAGAGCGGTCTCGCGGTCACCGCCCGCGCCCTTCCCGCGCTGCTGGATATCGTCCAGGCCCATCAGGGTAAGCCGGTCATCGTCGTTTCGCACAAGGCCACCATCCGGCTCCTGCTGAGTTCGCTTCTGGGCTTCGATCCCCGCCGCTACCGGGATAATCTCGACCAAGATCCCGCTGCGCTGAATATCATCGATTTCAAGGACCCGGTCCGGGCCCGTCTCATGCTTTTCAACGATAGCTCCCACTACTCCGAATCCGGTATGGCCATCCCCGATATCGCGGGCGCCTGTCTCTCGAAGTGGTGGGCATCCGACTCCCATCCATGA
- a CDS encoding organic hydroperoxide resistance protein: protein MNILYTTQATSTGGREGSSKSADGVLAVTLSTPKELGGAGGPGTNPEQLFAAGYSACFLGAFKFVAGKEKIHVPAEANVTAKVGIGPRDDGGGFGLEVELTIRVPGLDPAKVQELVEKAHVVCPYSNATKGNIPVTTKIA, encoded by the coding sequence ATGAACATTCTATACACGACCCAAGCCACCTCCACCGGCGGCCGCGAAGGAAGCTCCAAGTCCGCGGACGGCGTGCTCGCCGTGACGCTCTCCACACCGAAGGAACTCGGCGGCGCCGGTGGCCCGGGCACGAACCCGGAGCAGCTTTTCGCCGCCGGATATTCGGCCTGCTTCCTCGGCGCCTTCAAATTCGTGGCGGGCAAGGAGAAGATTCACGTACCGGCCGAAGCCAACGTGACCGCGAAGGTCGGCATCGGCCCGCGGGATGATGGCGGTGGCTTCGGATTGGAAGTGGAGCTGACCATCAGGGTTCCCGGACTGGATCCCGCCAAGGTACAGGAGCTGGTGGAGAAGGCCCACGTGGTCTGCCCCTACTCGAACGCGACAAAGGGCAACATCCCGGTGACGACGAAGATTGCTTGA
- a CDS encoding DUF5069 domain-containing protein — protein MPATIIPCLRSPYDTVGGIVQFGRMLDKIRLHVRGELPPGWVEAMGVPRGYDARCCRFLHVDYAELVAETLKGGGDEELLAWAFEKGREPNEEEIEVWNGFMMKIGWRDAYAERVRFRLEESGFPPGSVLTMFDFIELDEGRPPRFS, from the coding sequence ATGCCAGCCACCATCATCCCCTGCCTTCGCAGTCCCTACGATACAGTAGGGGGCATCGTCCAATTCGGCAGGATGCTCGATAAGATCCGCCTCCATGTCCGTGGCGAACTCCCTCCCGGTTGGGTTGAGGCCATGGGTGTTCCCCGGGGCTATGATGCGCGTTGCTGTCGCTTCCTCCACGTGGACTATGCTGAGCTCGTGGCAGAGACGCTCAAGGGTGGTGGTGACGAGGAACTCCTTGCTTGGGCCTTTGAGAAGGGCCGTGAGCCGAACGAGGAGGAGATCGAAGTTTGGAACGGCTTCATGATGAAGATCGGCTGGCGCGATGCTTATGCCGAGCGCGTCCGCTTCCGCTTGGAAGAGTCCGGCTTCCCGCCTGGATCGGTGCTTACCATGTTCGACTTCATCGAACTGGATGAGGGTCGCCCGCCGCGCTTCTCGTGA